DNA sequence from the Egibacteraceae bacterium genome:
GGCGGCGTACAGCGCCTGGCCGACCTCCTGGCTCACGCGCATGAGCTCCTCGGTGGCGCTGCGGATCGCCGCGACGTCCTGGCCGCCGAGCGCCTCGCGGACCTTGCCCTGGGTCTCCTCGAGCTTCGCCTTGTGCTCCGCGGAGATCTTGTCGCCGCTGTCGGTGACCAGCTTGTCGGTCTGGTACATGAGGTTGTCCGCCTCGTTGCGCGCGTCGGCCTCCTCCTTGCGCTTGCGGTCCTCCTCGGCGTAGGCCTCGGCGTCCTTGACC
Encoded proteins:
- a CDS encoding Hsp70 family protein, with product QIEVTFDIDANGIVHVSAKDRATGKEQSMTITGQTAMPKDDIERMVKDAEAYAEEDRKRKEEADARNEADNLMYQTDKLVTDSGDKISAEHKAKLEETQGKVREALGGQDVAAIRSATEELMRVSQEVGQALYAAGAADQAGQQTAQSAAGDAAGQAQADEDEGIVDAEVVDEGDEGAA